A stretch of Henckelia pumila isolate YLH828 chromosome 4, ASM3356847v2, whole genome shotgun sequence DNA encodes these proteins:
- the LOC140863815 gene encoding ankyrin repeat domain-containing protein 2B-like: MSEAVKNPPVSTDEEKSDAPKSKTPAPSASGGAPSGQASANSAPFPEMQNPFDFSAMTGLLNDPSIKELAEQIAKDPSFNQMAEQLQKTFQGAAFEDGIPNFDSQEYVSTMQKVMENPQFMTMAERLGNSLMQDPAMSGLLESMTNPANKEQLEERMARVKEDPSLKPILEEIESGGPAAMMRYWNDKDALQKLGEAMGFAVGGDGATSAGAAAGEDEVEEANDEESIVHNAASVGDEEALKKALADGADKDEEDSEGRTALHFSCGYGEVKCAQILLEAGAKVDALDKNKNTPLHYAAGYGRKDCVELLLSNGAAVTLQNLDGKTPIDVAKLNDQNEVLKLLEKDAFL; this comes from the exons GCAGTAAAAAATCCTCCGGTTTCTACAGATG AGGAGAAGTCTGATGCGCCTAAAAGTAAAACTCCTGCTCCTTCAGCTTCTGGGGGGGCACCATCTGGGCAGGCCAGTGCAAACTCTGCTCCATTTCCTGAAATGCAAAATCCTTTTGATTTCTCTGCGATGACGGGACTGCTAAAT GACCCAAGCATCAAGGAACTAGCAGAACAGATAGCCAAGGATCCTTCATTCAATCAGATGGCAGAACAGCTACAGAAAACCTTTCAAGGTGCTGCGTTTGAAGATGGCATCCCTAACTTTGATTCGCAAGAGTATGTATCAACAATGCAGAAAGTCATGGAAAATCCTCAATTCATGACCATGGCTGAGAGGCTTGGAAACTCATTGATGCAG GATCCGGCTATGTCTGGCCTGCTTGAGAGCATGACAAATCCAGCTAATAAAGAACAACTTGAAGAACGAATGGCCCGCGTGAAGGAAGATCCATCTTTGAAACCTATATTGGAAGAGATCGAGTCTGGGGGTCCTGCTGCTATGATGAG ATACTGGAATGATAAAGATGCTCTCCAGAAGTTGGGTGAGGCAATGGGATTTGCTGTTGGAGGGGATGGTGCCACATCTGCTGGTGCTGCTGCTGGGGAAGACGAAGTGGAGGAGGCAAATGACGAGGAATCCATTGTCCACAACGCAGCTAGTGTTGGTGATGAAGAG GCATTGAAGAAGGCTTTAGCCGATGGTGCTGACAAGGATGAAGAAGACTCTGAGGGACGGACGGCGCTGCATTTTTCATGTGGATATGGAGAG GTGAAATGTGCTCAAATTCTTCTAGAGGCTGGGGCTAAGGTTGATGCTCTGGATAAGAATAAGAACACTCCTCTTCACTATGCAGCCGGTTATGGGAGAAAGGACTGTGTGGAGCTTTTGTTGAGCAACGGTGCAGCTGT CACTCTTCAGAACTTGGATGGAAAGACGCCAATAGACGTTGCCAAATTAAATGACCAAAACGAGGTACTGAAGCTTCTTGAGAAGGATGCATTTCTATGA